In one Cervus canadensis isolate Bull #8, Minnesota chromosome 22, ASM1932006v1, whole genome shotgun sequence genomic region, the following are encoded:
- the GNL3 gene encoding guanine nucleotide-binding protein-like 3 isoform X1: MKRPKLKKASKRMTCHKRYKIQKKVREHHRKLRKEAKKRGRKKPRKDPGVPNSAPFKEALLREAELRKQQLEELKQQQKLDRQKEQNKKRKLETDPDVELSNTEPVKEELGQHKAKKARTGKQNPRRLYCQELKKVIEASDVVLEVLDARDPLGCRCPQAEEAIIRGGQKKLVLVLNKSDLVPKENLENWLSYLKKELPTVVFKASTQRKDKRKSSKVKKKAAPFKSEVCVGKEGLWKLLEDFQKTSGKAIHVGVIGFPNVGKSSVINSLKQEQICSVGVSMGLTRCMQVVPLDKQITIIDSPCFIVSPLNSAPALALRSPASIEVVKPLEAASAILSQADAQQVVLKFTVPVFTNSLEFFTSLAQRRGLHQKGGSPNVEGAAKVLWSEWTGAFLGYYCHPPASWTPPPHFNESTVTDMKWGFDLEELEKNNAYSIQAIKSPHLASSILFQSSGLTNGVIDEKDIPEELPKQKKQKQEQGESYEDVNTDQGIVDKEGDDESLDMSPAEEACEAPPEKSQADKQSAPSFVLDKTTEEEDDAYDFSTDYV; encoded by the exons ATGAAGCGGCCGA AATTAAAGAAAGCAAGTAAACGCATGACCTGCCACAAGCGGTATAAAATCCAAAAAAAG GTTCGAGAGCACCATCGAAAGTTGAGGAAAGAGGCTAAAAAACGGGGTCGAAAGAAGCCTAGGAAAGACCCAGGAGTTCCAAACAGTGCTCCTTTTAAGGAGGCTCTTCTTCGGGAAGCTGAGCTAAGGAAACAGCAG CTTGAAGAACTGAAACAGCAGCAGAAACTTGACAGGCAAAAGGAacagaacaagaaaagaaaacttgaaactGACCCTGATGTTGAGCTATCTAACACAGAACCTGTAAAAGAG GAATTAGGGCAACACAAAGCTAAGAAAGCCAGGACAGGCAAACAGAATCCGAGGAGGCTGTACTGTCAGGAACTTAAAAAG GTGATTGAAGCCTCAGATGTTGTGCTAGAGGTGTTGGATGCCAGAGATCCTCTTGGTTGCAGGTGTCCCCAGGCAGAAGAAGCCATCATCAGGGGTGGACAGAAAAAGCTGGTACTTGTATTAAATAAATCAG ATTTGGTACCAAAGGAGAATTTGGAGAACTGGCTAAGTTATTTGAAGAAGGAATTGCCAACAGTGGTGTTCAAAGCCTCAACACAGCGGAAGGACAAAAGGAAGAGTAGCAAG GTAAAGAAGAAAGCTGCTCCATTCAAAAGTGAAGTCTGTGTTGGAAAAGAAGGCCTTTGGAAGCTTCTTGAAGATTTTCAGAAAACTTCCGGCAAAGCCATTCATGTTGGGGTAATTG GTTTCCCAAATGTGGGGAAAAGCAGCGTTATCAATAGCTTAAAGCAAGAACAGATATGCAGTGTTGGTGTATCCATGGGGCTCACGAG GTGCATGCAGGTTGTCCCCTTGGACAAACAAATCACAATCATAGACAGTCCATGTTTCATTGTCTCCCCACTTAACTCTGCTCCTGCACTTGCTCTGAGAAGTCCAGCAAGTATTGAGGTAGTTAAACCCCTGGAGGCTGCTAGCGCCATCCTGTCCCAGGCTGATGCCCAGCAG gtagtACTGAAATTTACTGTCCCAGTCTTTACGAACTCTCTGGAATTTTTTACTTCACTTGCTCAGAGAAGAGGACTGCACCAAAAAGGTGGAAGCCCAAATGTAGAAGGCGCTGCCAAAGTGCTGTGGTCTGAGTGGACAGG TGCTTTCTTAGGTTACTATTGCCATCCCCCTGCATCTTGGACTCCTCCTCCACATTTTAATGAGAGCACTGTGACAGACATGAAATGGGGCTTTGATCTGGAAGAACTGGAAAAGAACAATGCATACAGCATACAAG CCATCAAGAGCCCTCATTTAGCCAGTAGCATCCTTTTCCAGTCATCAGGTCTGACAAATGGAGTGATAGATGAAAAGGACATACCTGAAGAATtgccaaaacagaaaaaacagaagCAGGAGCAGGGGGAGAGCTATGAAGATGTCAACACGGATCAGGGAATTGTTGACAAAGAAGGTGAT GATGAGAGCTTAGACATGTCCCCCGCAGAGGAAGCCTGTGAGGCACCGCCTGAGAAGTCTCAAGCAG ATAAGCAGTCTGCACCATCTTTTGTCTTGGATAAAACGACTGAAGAGGAAGATGATGCTTATGACTTCAGTACAGATTATGTATAA
- the GNL3 gene encoding guanine nucleotide-binding protein-like 3 isoform X2 codes for MKRPKLKKASKRMTCHKRYKIQKKVREHHRKLRKEAKKRGRKKPRKDPGVPNSAPFKEALLREAELRKQQLEELKQQQKLDRQKEQNKKRKLETDPDVELSNTEPVKEELGQHKAKKARTGKQNPRRLYCQELKKVIEASDVVLEVLDARDPLGCRCPQAEEAIIRGGQKKLVLVLNKSDLVPKENLENWLSYLKKELPTVVFKASTQRKDKRKSSKKKAAPFKSEVCVGKEGLWKLLEDFQKTSGKAIHVGVIGFPNVGKSSVINSLKQEQICSVGVSMGLTRCMQVVPLDKQITIIDSPCFIVSPLNSAPALALRSPASIEVVKPLEAASAILSQADAQQVVLKFTVPVFTNSLEFFTSLAQRRGLHQKGGSPNVEGAAKVLWSEWTGAFLGYYCHPPASWTPPPHFNESTVTDMKWGFDLEELEKNNAYSIQAIKSPHLASSILFQSSGLTNGVIDEKDIPEELPKQKKQKQEQGESYEDVNTDQGIVDKEGDDESLDMSPAEEACEAPPEKSQADKQSAPSFVLDKTTEEEDDAYDFSTDYV; via the exons ATGAAGCGGCCGA AATTAAAGAAAGCAAGTAAACGCATGACCTGCCACAAGCGGTATAAAATCCAAAAAAAG GTTCGAGAGCACCATCGAAAGTTGAGGAAAGAGGCTAAAAAACGGGGTCGAAAGAAGCCTAGGAAAGACCCAGGAGTTCCAAACAGTGCTCCTTTTAAGGAGGCTCTTCTTCGGGAAGCTGAGCTAAGGAAACAGCAG CTTGAAGAACTGAAACAGCAGCAGAAACTTGACAGGCAAAAGGAacagaacaagaaaagaaaacttgaaactGACCCTGATGTTGAGCTATCTAACACAGAACCTGTAAAAGAG GAATTAGGGCAACACAAAGCTAAGAAAGCCAGGACAGGCAAACAGAATCCGAGGAGGCTGTACTGTCAGGAACTTAAAAAG GTGATTGAAGCCTCAGATGTTGTGCTAGAGGTGTTGGATGCCAGAGATCCTCTTGGTTGCAGGTGTCCCCAGGCAGAAGAAGCCATCATCAGGGGTGGACAGAAAAAGCTGGTACTTGTATTAAATAAATCAG ATTTGGTACCAAAGGAGAATTTGGAGAACTGGCTAAGTTATTTGAAGAAGGAATTGCCAACAGTGGTGTTCAAAGCCTCAACACAGCGGAAGGACAAAAGGAAGAGTAGCAAG AAGAAAGCTGCTCCATTCAAAAGTGAAGTCTGTGTTGGAAAAGAAGGCCTTTGGAAGCTTCTTGAAGATTTTCAGAAAACTTCCGGCAAAGCCATTCATGTTGGGGTAATTG GTTTCCCAAATGTGGGGAAAAGCAGCGTTATCAATAGCTTAAAGCAAGAACAGATATGCAGTGTTGGTGTATCCATGGGGCTCACGAG GTGCATGCAGGTTGTCCCCTTGGACAAACAAATCACAATCATAGACAGTCCATGTTTCATTGTCTCCCCACTTAACTCTGCTCCTGCACTTGCTCTGAGAAGTCCAGCAAGTATTGAGGTAGTTAAACCCCTGGAGGCTGCTAGCGCCATCCTGTCCCAGGCTGATGCCCAGCAG gtagtACTGAAATTTACTGTCCCAGTCTTTACGAACTCTCTGGAATTTTTTACTTCACTTGCTCAGAGAAGAGGACTGCACCAAAAAGGTGGAAGCCCAAATGTAGAAGGCGCTGCCAAAGTGCTGTGGTCTGAGTGGACAGG TGCTTTCTTAGGTTACTATTGCCATCCCCCTGCATCTTGGACTCCTCCTCCACATTTTAATGAGAGCACTGTGACAGACATGAAATGGGGCTTTGATCTGGAAGAACTGGAAAAGAACAATGCATACAGCATACAAG CCATCAAGAGCCCTCATTTAGCCAGTAGCATCCTTTTCCAGTCATCAGGTCTGACAAATGGAGTGATAGATGAAAAGGACATACCTGAAGAATtgccaaaacagaaaaaacagaagCAGGAGCAGGGGGAGAGCTATGAAGATGTCAACACGGATCAGGGAATTGTTGACAAAGAAGGTGAT GATGAGAGCTTAGACATGTCCCCCGCAGAGGAAGCCTGTGAGGCACCGCCTGAGAAGTCTCAAGCAG ATAAGCAGTCTGCACCATCTTTTGTCTTGGATAAAACGACTGAAGAGGAAGATGATGCTTATGACTTCAGTACAGATTATGTATAA